The genomic interval TCTGGTCTATCACCGATACGATCAGTGTTCCACCCCCGTCGATGGAATATTCCCACTGACTTCCGATATCATCGATTGGATAGTAATCCGCTCCCATTCGGTAGAAGAGGGGGTTTCTGCCGCATCCTGAAGCAGCCACAATTATCAGGACTGACAGGGCCGGTATCGTAAGCCGTTTCACAATTCCACCTCCCTGGAAATACCGAACTTGAGGCTGAACGAATCTCCGGTTTCCATTTCAGCCATTATGCTGGAGTAATCTCCGCCGATCTCACCTCTGAACCCGCTTCCTATGTTGAAGTTCCATCTTAGACCAACATTCCAGAACGGATCCCATGACGCGGGGTCTGTTCCTCCACTGTTGCTTAACGAACTTCGGGAAAGTCCAATGGCGCAAACTACACCGGGGTTGAAAATGTTGCCCCATGGTCTCAGATAGTATCCTGCTTTCAGCTGTGGTTCGAAGAAAGTAAGACTGGCGGCTCCCTGGTCGCTGCTTCCGAACACACTAAACGAAAGTCCAAGTCCGGTTCTGAACGATTGCGTAACAATCCACGAAGCGGACAGTCCGGCATCAACACCGGTATTAAGGCTGTTCCCCCATTGCCCGGTTGGATAGCACATGCCGATTTCCGCTCCAAGATCAATATCAATGGCCGAGCATATTGCCGCGGCCGAGAATGCCAGTATCATGGCCCATTTCAATTCTAACTACCTCCTCTACAGATCCAGGGCAGGCAGTGGTATATCCTGCATGCCGGTACGGATCATTACTGTTCCACCAGCTACTTCCCGTGATGCTTTCTCGGCCAGATGCGGAAGATTGTTCTCCTGACTCAGATGGGCAAGAACGCATACTTTTAAATCTCTATGATAAACCGCTCCCAGAAGTTCCGAAGCCGCACTATTCGAAAGATGCCCCGTTGTTGAAGCTATCCTCTGTTTCAGATTCCAGGGGTAACTACCTCCCCACAGCATGTCTTCATCATGGTTGAACTCCAGAATCATAGCGCTGCACCCTGCCAGGTTATTTTCGACCAGAGGGCTGGATTTGCCAAGGTCAGTCGCGATTCCCAGCTTCCCCGTACTCCATTCGATTACGAATCCGGAGGGATCAGCCGCATCATGTGCAACACTGAAAGCGTTTACAGTAAATGAGCCGAAATCCACTCCGGTTCCATTTCTTAGTATTTCCGTACCGGGCAGTTTTCCCAGTCTTTTCATCGAAGCATTCAGAGTGCCGCTGGAACCGTATATGGGAATATTCCACTTTCGGGCCAGTATACCGGCGCCCTTTATATGATCCGAGTGTTCGTGACTTATGAAAAGAGCTTGAGGAAAGAAACCGCCAAATCCTGATTCCAGGAGTCTTTCAGTATGCTTCCTTCCGCTCAGTCCTGCGTCAATGAACACCATGCAGCCATCATGTTCAATAACAAAGGCATTCCCCCGGCTTCCGCTGGCCAGAACACCAAGTTTCATAGCTTCCCGCTTTCAGTTGGAAACACGATGAAAAACAGCTGAATCAAGCGGATGATCCGTGCTGCCAGTCTGACCCCAGAAATTCCTAAGCATCCAGGTACTATCGGAAGATAGTGAATTAAGACTGAATATACATATACCTCTTCCTCCGTTAGCCAGAGCCTCAGCAGCTCCCACGAACGCAGTGGACATTGGCTGGTTGTAAATTCCTATGCCGTGAATAACCCTTTCCGGACATACTGTTGTTCCAAGAACCGCCAGCTCTTTTGCCTTCACTGTATTGGTGGTGTAAGCCATTGTACATACGAAATCAACCAGCCCCGATTCCAGCCATGACCTCCAATCGCAGGAGTAATGGGATCTTGCTTCGTTCGGATCGGCCATCACCGCGCATGAAAGCAATACTCCCGGAGCCTCACTCCTTAGAACAGATCTGATGGTTTCAACGGTCATGGTTACCTGATCAATCTTCCAGAGTGACCACATATCGACAAGCTCACCGGTTTCGCCGTACCTCCTGAATATATCCAGGGGATCAAGCCCTGTTTCCAGAAAAAACTTTCCTGAGGATTGAAATTCAAAACCGAAGGAAGGGTTCGGATATCTTATGTAATCAAGATGAATACCGTCTACGCTGTAGTTTACCGCAATCTCCGCGGCAACATCCGCGATGAATTCTCTTACTTCGGGTATAGCCGGGGAAAGCGTAGCTCCAACCAGACTGTTTCGATCACATTCATCCCTTGTGTACTCCCTAGTAGAACGGTTGAATCTGTCGGTCATGAACCAATCGGGATGGGAGTGCCAGACATGTAACGAATCAGCCGGCGGGTAAGGCGCGGACCATACCAGAAAAGCGTTTACCCAGGCATGAACCTCCAGCCCTCTGGGTCTGGCCCTTGCTATTGTATACGCAAGTGGATCGAAATCATCCTGGAAGTTCGCCATGGGTAGTATAGATGAAGTGTAGTAGGCTTCGGCCCTTCCAGCTACCTGAACGATTATTCCGTTTGCTCCCGCCTCTGCGGCTCTATTTATCATTGAGTCGATACTTTCAGGGGTTTCAAGCGCGTCTCTTACCATCCAGAAATATCGGCAGTCGCAAACGATATCCACAGCAAAATTAGTTCCAGTTACAACCAGAACCAGCAGAAAGATCAAACCAATTCTCACTTCTGTCACCCTTCTCCATCAGAAAGAACGTCTGAAAAGGATCTTACAAAATGTTCGATATCGACAGCAGTATTCATAACATCTATGGAAAAACCCA from Candidatus Aegiribacteria sp. carries:
- a CDS encoding family 10 glycosylhydrolase, with translation MRIGLIFLLVLVVTGTNFAVDIVCDCRYFWMVRDALETPESIDSMINRAAEAGANGIIVQVAGRAEAYYTSSILPMANFQDDFDPLAYTIARARPRGLEVHAWVNAFLVWSAPYPPADSLHVWHSHPDWFMTDRFNRSTREYTRDECDRNSLVGATLSPAIPEVREFIADVAAEIAVNYSVDGIHLDYIRYPNPSFGFEFQSSGKFFLETGLDPLDIFRRYGETGELVDMWSLWKIDQVTMTVETIRSVLRSEAPGVLLSCAVMADPNEARSHYSCDWRSWLESGLVDFVCTMAYTTNTVKAKELAVLGTTVCPERVIHGIGIYNQPMSTAFVGAAEALANGGRGICIFSLNSLSSDSTWMLRNFWGQTGSTDHPLDSAVFHRVSN
- a CDS encoding MBL fold metallo-hydrolase is translated as MKLGVLASGSRGNAFVIEHDGCMVFIDAGLSGRKHTERLLESGFGGFFPQALFISHEHSDHIKGAGILARKWNIPIYGSSGTLNASMKRLGKLPGTEILRNGTGVDFGSFTVNAFSVAHDAADPSGFVIEWSTGKLGIATDLGKSSPLVENNLAGCSAMILEFNHDEDMLWGGSYPWNLKQRIASTTGHLSNSAASELLGAVYHRDLKVCVLAHLSQENNLPHLAEKASREVAGGTVMIRTGMQDIPLPALDL